In Streptomyces sp. P9-A4, the genomic window GGCGGACCCCGCCGGAGAGGTAGAGGGTGTCGCCGCGGTCCAGCCGGTAGGCGCGGCCCTCGGCCTCGACCTCGGCGGCGCCGTCGGCCACGTAGAGCAGTTCGTCGTTCCGGTGCTGGAACTCGCGCCCGGCGTCCTGCTCGCCGGTGAACTCCAGGGCGTGCAGCTGGTGACGGCCGCGGACGATCGCCCGTACGCCCGCGGGCAGTCCCGGGGTGCGCTCGGCGGCCCGTACGACATCGACGGTGCGGGCGGCCTCGGCCGCGGCGAGGAGTTCGCCGGAGGTCGTCTCCAGGGCCTGCGCGACGAGTTCGAGGGACCGACGGCTGGGCCGGGCGCGGTCGTTCTCGACCTGACTGAGGAACGGCACGGAGAGGCCACTGCGCGAGGAGACGACGGCCAGCGTGAGCTGGAGCGCTCTGCGTCGCCTCTTGACGGCCGCGCCCACGCGGGGTGATTCCTTCTCGTCCATGTCGGCTCCCTCCCTCGTGCCTCGTGCGTATCCGTACCGGTCGGTTACCTGAACCTTACGCAGCTTTGGGGCGGGGTTTCGCGTCGTGACGAAAAGGGGTGGCCGCCGAACACGTTCGGCGACCACCCCATTTCGGACAGAAGCCGGCTGTCCTCCCCCGGTGCTACTGCGGCGCGAGCTTCTCCGCGAGGCCCGGGTTGGCGTCCAGCCAGGTGCGGACGGCCTCCTGCTCCTTGCCCTTGCCGGTCTTCTGGATGACGGCTTCGAGGTCCGTGAGCTGCTTCTCGGTCAGCTCGAAGTTCTTCAGCCAGGCGCCGACCTCGGGGTTCTCGGCGGCGAATCCCTTACGGGCGAGGGTGTGGACGCCGTCGCCCTTGCCCCAGGAACCCTTGGGGTCGGCGAGCTTCTTGAGGTCGTGGGCGGAGTAGGCCCAGTGCGGGGACCAGAGGGTGACGACGACCGGTTCCTTGCGCTCGTAGGCGCGCTTCAGCTCGGCGAGCATGCCGGGCGTGGAGCCGTCGACGACCTCGTACTCGCCCTCGAGGCCGTACTCCTTGAGGACCTTGTCCTTGAGGATGCCCATCATTCCGGCGCTCGGCTCGATGCCGATGATCCGGCCCTTGAACTGCCCCGACTTGCCCTTGAGGTCGGCGAGGGAGTCGACGCCCTTCACGTACGAGGGGACGGAGAGCTCCAGGGAGGTGGGGCCGTACCAGGAGCCGAGGTCCTCCAGCTTGTTCTGGTACTTCTTCCAGTACTGCTCGTGCGTGACGGGCAGCCAGGAGTCGGTCTGGAAGTCGAGCTGACCGCCGGCCAGGCCCGTGTAGAGCGCGCCGGCCTCCAGCTGCTTGGTGTCGACCTCGTAGCCCCGGCGCTCCAGGAGTTCCTTCCAGAGGTACGTGGAGGCGATGCCCTCGTCCCAGGGGATGTAGCCGATGTTGATCTTCTTGCCGTGGCCGCTGTTCTTGCCCGCGGCGGCGGTGGAGGTCGCGCCGCCGGAGCCGAGGAAGCCCATGCCGCCGGCCACCAGGGCGAGCACGACGACGCCGACGAGGGCGGCGACGGGCTGCGGGCGGTGGGCCCAGATCTTCGCCCCGGGCCGCTTGGCGCCGAGCGCGGCGCGCGCCTTGGCGGCGGCGCGGCGGCCCAGCGGGGAGACCTGTCGGCCGAGGGCGCCGGTCATCCGGTCCAGGTACATGGCGAGGACGACGATGGAGACGCCGGCCTCGAAGCCGAGGCCGATGTCGACGTTGCCGATGGCGCGGTAGACGGCGCCGCCGAGACCGCCGCCGCCGACCATGCCGGCGATGACGACCATCGAGAGGCCCAGCATGATGACCTGGTTGACGCCGGCCATGATCGTCGGCAGGGCGAGCGGCAGCTGTACGCGGAGCAGCGTGTTGCGCGGGGTGGTGCCGAAGGCCTCGGCGGCCTCGACGAGTTCGCCGTCGACCTGCCGGATGCCCAGCTCCGTCATCCGTACGCCCGGGGGCAGCGCGAAGACGATGGTGGCGATGATGCCGGGGACCACACCGACGCCGAAGAAGATGATGCCGGGGATGAGGTAGACCATCGCGGGCATGGTCTGCATGAAGTCGAGGACCGGCCGCAGCACGGCGCTGACGGTCTTCGAGCGGGCCGCCCAGATGCCGAGCGGTACGGCGATCACCAGGGTCACCAGGGTGGCGACGAGCACGAGCGACAGCGTCGCCATGGCCTCGTCCCACAGCTGGACCGAGTCGACGAGCGCGAACCCGGCGAAGGCGAGGACACCGGCGGCGAGGCCGCGCAGCCACCAGGCGACGACGGCGAGGATGCCGGCGAAGAGCAGCGGCTGGGGCGCGGACAGGACGGCGTCGATGCCGTCGTAGAGACCGGTGACACCGGTGCTGACGGCGTCGAACAGCCAGGAGAACTGGGCCTGGAGCCAGTCGACGGCACTGTCGACCCAGTCACCGAGGGGGAGCCTAGGCACCGGCGGTCACCTCCTTGCCCTTGGCGGGCTGGGCATTCGTCGCGCCGATACCGCCCATGACGGCGAGGAGGCGTTCGGTCGGTACGACTCCGAGGACGGAGCCCTCGGAGTCCTCGACGGTCACCGGGTGCGGGGCCAGGGCGGCGACGGCGCACAGGTCGGCGACGAGCGTGTCCGGCCCGACGGCGCGGCAGGCGCAGCCGTCGGGGCAGTCGGCCGGAGTGACGCCCTCGGCCATGACGGCGGAGGCGGTGAGCACCCGGGAGCGGTCGACGTCCTGGATGAAGGAGGCCACGTAGTCGTCGGCGGGGCGGACGAGGATGTCCTCGGCGGTGCCGAGCTGCACGATCCGGCCGTCGCGCATGACGGCGATCCGGTCGCCGAGGCGCATGGCCTCGTTGAGGTCGTGGGTGATGAAGACGATGGTCTTCTTCAGCCGCTGCTGGAGGACGAGGAGCTGGTCCTGCATGTCGCGGCGGATGAGCGGGTCGAGCGCGCTGAAGGACTCGTCCATGAGGAGCAGGTCGGCGTCGGTGGCGAGGGCGCGGGCCAGACCGACCCGCTGCTGCATGCCGCCGGACAGTTCGTCGGGCCAGGACTTCTCCCAGCCGGCGAGGCCGCACAGCTCCAGGGCCTCGGCGGCCCGGGTCTCGCGCTCGGCGCGCGGGACGCCCTGCACCTCCAGGCCGTAGCCGGCGTTCTCCAGAACGTTCCGGTGCGGGAAGAGCGCGAAGTGCTGGAAGACCATGCTGATCTTGGTGGAACGGACCGTGCGCAGGTCGCGGGGGGACAGCGCGGTGAGGTCACGTCCATCGAAGAGGACCCGGCCCGCGGTGGGTTCGAGCAGGCCGTTGAGCATGCGCAGCAGGGTGGACTTGCCGGACCCGGAGAGCCCCATCACGACGAAGATCTGGCCGGGCTCGACGGTGAAACCGGCGTCCACGACGGCTGCTGTCGTCCCCTCGGCGCGCAGCTCCTCGCGGTCGGCACCGTCGACGAGCCTGCGGACGGCTTCGTCGGGTCGTCTGCCGAACACCTTGAACAGATGGTCGGCCTGGAGCCTGGACACATAAACCTCACGGGTAGCAACGAGAACGGCCCCACCACCCCCGCGTGGCTGGGCCGTGGAGCGGGCGGGATCTGCCCGCGGGCCCGTCGCGTACGGGGATTCCTTGGTTGAATTCCGTACCGGGTTCCGCTCCGGGCTCGCGCCTGCCCCCCTTCACAGGGTGCAAACGCAAAGGTGACGGGGGTCACGTGGGGGGTGCCCGCCGCGCTGCGGGGAGCCCGGTCGGCGGGCCCGTCGTGCGGTGGGGACTGTCGGTGAGGGTGTCGACGGGAGGGCCCGTCGTGCGGAGGGGACCGTCGGTGAGGGTGTCGACGGGAGGGCCCGTCGTGCGGAGGGGACTGTCGGTGGGGGTGTCGACGGGCGGGCCTGTCGCGCAGCCGGGACTGTCGGTGGGGTGCGGCATGATCGGGGTGTGACGCGACGCCTGATGCTCCTCGACACCGCCAGCCTCTACTTCCGCGCCTACTTCGGTGTGCCGGACTCCGTCCGGGCCCCCGACGGCTCCCCCGTGAACGCCGTGCGCGGACTGCTCGACTTCATCACCCGGCTCGTCCAGGACCACCACCCCGACGACCTGGTGGCCTGCTGGGACGACGACTGGCGGCCGCAGTGGCGGGTGGACCTGATCCCCTCCTACAAGGCGCACCGGGTCGCCGTCGAGACGGAGACCGGCCCGGACGAGGAGGAGGTCCCGGACACCCTGTCCCCGCAGGTGCCGGTGATCGAGGAGGTCCTCGCGGCGCTCGGCATCGCGCGGATCGGCGCGGCGGGGTACGAGGCGGACGACGTGATCGGCACGCTGGCGGGCCGCGCCGAGGGCCCCGTGGACATCGTCACCGGCGACCGGGACCTCTTCCAGCTGGTGGACGACGCGCGGGGCGTGCGCGTGCTGTACCCGCGCAAGGGCGTCGGCGACTGCGACCTGGTGGACGCGGAACTGATCCAGACGAAGTACGGGGTGCGCCCCGACCAGTACGCGGACTTCGCCGCCCTGCGCGGGGACGCCAGCGACGGCCTGCCCGGCGTGAAGGGCATCGGCGAGAAGACGGCGGCGCAGCTGATCACGGAGTACGGGGACCTGGCGGGCGTGCGGGCCGCGGCCGAGGACCGTACGTCGAAGCTGACGCCGGCCAAGCGGCGCGGGATCGTGGAGGCGGCGGCGTACCTGGACGTCGCGCCGACGGTGGTCCGGGTCGCCGGGGACGTACCGATGCCGGAGTTCGACCCGGCGCTGCCGACGACTCCGCGCGACCCGGCGGCCCTGGAGGCGCTGGTGAAGCGCTGGGGTCTCGGCGGGGCGGTGGGCCGCCTGCTGCCGGTGCTCGAACGCTGACGGGACCGACGGCCGGAGGAAGGGGCTCGCGAGGCGGCCGAGCGGGACCGGTGGCCGACGGGATCACACGGCCCTCCCCTGGGCGGCGTAACCTGGAGATGCTAGCTTAGGCATACCTAAGTACGTCGAGTCAGGAGAGCCCCTCGTGGCAGAGCAGCCCCGCAAGGCACCGAAGGCCACCGAAGCACGTGTGGTGCGCACCGAGCGGATCACCCCGCACATGGTGCGGGTGGTGCTGGGCGGTCCCGGACTCGACGGCTTCGAGATCGGCGCGTACACCGACCACTACGTGAAGCTGCTGTTCGCCCCCGAGGGCGTCGCCTATCCGGAGCCGTTCGACATGGACCGGATCCGGGCGGAGTTCCCCCGGGAGCAGTGGCCGACGACGCGGACGTACACGGTACGGGCCTGGGACCCGGTCCACCGGGAGCTGACCGTCGACTTCGTCGTCCATGGCGACGAGGGTCTCGCGGGTCCGTGGGCCGCCCGGGCCACGGCGGGCGAGACGGTGCGCTTCCTCGGCCCCGGCGGCGGCTACGCGCCGGACCCGGCGGCGGACTGGCATCTGCTCGCGGGCGACGAGAGCGCGCTCCCGGCCATCGCGGTCGCCCTGGAGGCGCTGCCCGCCGGGGCGCGGGTGCACGCGTTCGTGGAGATCGCGGACGCCGCCGAGGAGCAGAAGTTCGCGACGGAGGACGGCATCCACGTCACCTGGCTGCACCGGGGCGACCGGCCGGGGGGCGAGACCCTCGTCGAGGCCGTGCGGAACCTGGAGTTCCCGGCCGGTGACGTCCACGCCTTCGTCCACGGCGAGGCGGGCTCGATGAAGGAACTCCGCCGCCACCTGCGCCTGGACCGCGAGATCCCGCGCGAACGCCTGTCGATCTCGGGCTACTGGCGCATCGGCAAGTCGGACGAGGCCTGGCGCGCGATCAAGCGCGAGTGGAACGACCAGGTGGAACGCGAACAGGAGAACTGAGCGACGGGCGGGCCCTGAGGCCCGTCGAGGCCGGGTTGAGGCCGGGTTGAGGCCGGGGCCGGGTTGAGGCCAGGTTGAGGCCGGGGCCGAGTTGATGCCGGGTTGAGGCCGGGGCCGGGGCGCAGGCGGGAAGCCGGCGTTCCCGCCCCCGGCCTCACGCTCCCCGCCCCGTCGCCCTCCCGGCTCCTCTCCCCCTCTACGTCGCCCGGCCGAACGCGCGGTCCGAGGCGTCCGTCTGGGCCAGGCGGCGCAGGGCCGAGAAGATCGCGTCGCCGATGACCGTGCCGACGACGACGCTCTCCACCAGCTCCTCGCGCGCCACGTGGTGCGCCACGTAGTCCAGGTCCGCCCGTGCCACCCGCTCCGCGGCGTCCGCGTACGTGCCCAGCACCTCGTCGAACCCGCCGTGACCGACGTCCTCCAGGGCCGCGAGGGCCGTCGCCAGCGCTTCCATGGCAGGGGCGCCCTCGTCCACCCGCCAGCCGCGCGCGGAGATCAGGGCCGC contains:
- a CDS encoding ABC transporter permease/substrate binding protein codes for the protein MPRLPLGDWVDSAVDWLQAQFSWLFDAVSTGVTGLYDGIDAVLSAPQPLLFAGILAVVAWWLRGLAAGVLAFAGFALVDSVQLWDEAMATLSLVLVATLVTLVIAVPLGIWAARSKTVSAVLRPVLDFMQTMPAMVYLIPGIIFFGVGVVPGIIATIVFALPPGVRMTELGIRQVDGELVEAAEAFGTTPRNTLLRVQLPLALPTIMAGVNQVIMLGLSMVVIAGMVGGGGLGGAVYRAIGNVDIGLGFEAGVSIVVLAMYLDRMTGALGRQVSPLGRRAAAKARAALGAKRPGAKIWAHRPQPVAALVGVVVLALVAGGMGFLGSGGATSTAAAGKNSGHGKKINIGYIPWDEGIASTYLWKELLERRGYEVDTKQLEAGALYTGLAGGQLDFQTDSWLPVTHEQYWKKYQNKLEDLGSWYGPTSLELSVPSYVKGVDSLADLKGKSGQFKGRIIGIEPSAGMMGILKDKVLKEYGLEGEYEVVDGSTPGMLAELKRAYERKEPVVVTLWSPHWAYSAHDLKKLADPKGSWGKGDGVHTLARKGFAAENPEVGAWLKNFELTEKQLTDLEAVIQKTGKGKEQEAVRTWLDANPGLAEKLAPQ
- a CDS encoding MerR family transcriptional regulator, with the protein product MPTIKFYVREGLLPPGELTSPNQASYGEAHAQRLRLIRALLDVGGLSVAGIREVIVAVDDPERSVHKVLGEAASRMVPRYEREPGAGMEEAREKVAALISARGWRVDEGAPAMEALATALAALEDVGHGGFDEVLGTYADAAERVARADLDYVAHHVAREELVESVVVGTVIGDAIFSALRRLAQTDASDRAFGRAT
- a CDS encoding quaternary amine ABC transporter ATP-binding protein, yielding MSRLQADHLFKVFGRRPDEAVRRLVDGADREELRAEGTTAAVVDAGFTVEPGQIFVVMGLSGSGKSTLLRMLNGLLEPTAGRVLFDGRDLTALSPRDLRTVRSTKISMVFQHFALFPHRNVLENAGYGLEVQGVPRAERETRAAEALELCGLAGWEKSWPDELSGGMQQRVGLARALATDADLLLMDESFSALDPLIRRDMQDQLLVLQQRLKKTIVFITHDLNEAMRLGDRIAVMRDGRIVQLGTAEDILVRPADDYVASFIQDVDRSRVLTASAVMAEGVTPADCPDGCACRAVGPDTLVADLCAVAALAPHPVTVEDSEGSVLGVVPTERLLAVMGGIGATNAQPAKGKEVTAGA
- a CDS encoding 5'-3' exonuclease, whose amino-acid sequence is MLLDTASLYFRAYFGVPDSVRAPDGSPVNAVRGLLDFITRLVQDHHPDDLVACWDDDWRPQWRVDLIPSYKAHRVAVETETGPDEEEVPDTLSPQVPVIEEVLAALGIARIGAAGYEADDVIGTLAGRAEGPVDIVTGDRDLFQLVDDARGVRVLYPRKGVGDCDLVDAELIQTKYGVRPDQYADFAALRGDASDGLPGVKGIGEKTAAQLITEYGDLAGVRAAAEDRTSKLTPAKRRGIVEAAAYLDVAPTVVRVAGDVPMPEFDPALPTTPRDPAALEALVKRWGLGGAVGRLLPVLER
- a CDS encoding siderophore-interacting protein; the protein is MAEQPRKAPKATEARVVRTERITPHMVRVVLGGPGLDGFEIGAYTDHYVKLLFAPEGVAYPEPFDMDRIRAEFPREQWPTTRTYTVRAWDPVHRELTVDFVVHGDEGLAGPWAARATAGETVRFLGPGGGYAPDPAADWHLLAGDESALPAIAVALEALPAGARVHAFVEIADAAEEQKFATEDGIHVTWLHRGDRPGGETLVEAVRNLEFPAGDVHAFVHGEAGSMKELRRHLRLDREIPRERLSISGYWRIGKSDEAWRAIKREWNDQVEREQEN
- a CDS encoding helix-turn-helix domain-containing protein, which encodes MDEKESPRVGAAVKRRRRALQLTLAVVSSRSGLSVPFLSQVENDRARPSRRSLELVAQALETTSGELLAAAEAARTVDVVRAAERTPGLPAGVRAIVRGRHQLHALEFTGEQDAGREFQHRNDELLYVADGAAEVEAEGRAYRLDRGDTLYLSGGVRHRWRATEPGTRLLVVAVAEHVEAEEE